A stretch of Castanea sativa cultivar Marrone di Chiusa Pesio chromosome 2, ASM4071231v1 DNA encodes these proteins:
- the LOC142623900 gene encoding folate transporter 1, chloroplastic isoform X1 produces MSQSQPQPQPQPQSKSKSEQWQCENATAGAAAGFATVAAMHPLDVVRTRFQVNDGRVSTLPSYKNTAHAIFTIARLEGLRGLYAGFTPAVIGSTVSWGLYFFFYDRAKQRHSKNKEGKLSPGLHLASAAEAGALVCLCTNPIWLVKTRLQLQTPLHQTQPYSGLYDALRTIMREEGWSALYRGIIPGLFLQVSHGAIQFTAYEELRKGIIDFKSKDRNKDSESDDKLLNSVDYAVLGASSKIAAVLLTYPFQVVRARLQQRPSSDGIPRYMDSWHVVKETARFEGVRGFYKGITPNLLKNVPAASITFIVYENVLKLLKMARRKD; encoded by the exons ATGTCACAATCGCAGCCGCAGCCGCAGCCGCAGCCGCAGTCTAAATCGAAGTCGGAGCAGTGGCAATGCGAGAACGCCACCGCCGGAGCCGCTGCCGGATTCGCCACCGTCGCCGCCATGCACCCCCTCGACGTCGTCCGTACTAGGTTTCAAG TTAACGATGGACGAGTTTCGACTCTTCCAAGTTACAAGAACACAGCTCACGCTATTTTCACTATTGCTCGCTTGGAG GGTCTCAGAGGGCTTTATGCAGGCTTCACTCCCGCAGTTATTGGGTCAACTGTTTCATGGGGTTTATATTTCTTCTT CTATGATAGAGCAAAACAAAGGCATTCTAAAAACAAGGAAGGGAAGCTTAGTCCTGGTCTTCATCTTGCTTCTGCTGCAGAAGCTGGAGCTTTG GTTTGTTTGTGCACGAATCCTATTTGGCTTGTAAAAACAAGATTGCAGCTGCAGACACCTCTTCATCAAACTCAACCATATTCTGGGCTTTATG ATGCCTTAAGAACCATAATGAGAGAGGAAGGCTGGAGTGCACTTTATAGAGGGATCATTCCTGGTCTTTTTCTG CAGGTTTCTCATGGTGCTATTCAGTTTACTGCATATGAGGAACTTCGTAAGGGTATTATTGACTTCAAGTCTAAAGACAGAAATAAGGATTCTGAAAGTGATGATAAACTGTTG aaTTCAGTGGATTATGCTGTTCTTGGGGCATCCTCAAAAATTGCTGCCGTTCTTCTGACATACCCATTCCAG GTTGTACGAGCTCGATTGCAG CAACGACCTAGTAGTGATGGAATTCCAAGATACATGGATAGCTGGCATGTGGTGAAGGAAACTGCACG GTTCGAGGGTGTTCGAGGTTTTTACAAGGGCATTACACCAAACCTCCTGAAGAATGTTCCTGCAGCTTCAATAACATTTATTGTGTATGAAAATGTCCTAAAGTTGCTAAAAATGGCTAGAAGGAAGGActga
- the LOC142623468 gene encoding G-type lectin S-receptor-like serine/threonine-protein kinase LECRK4: MVLRYPSLMASIYTVFFLLSIPFTRGGAQPQQNQCRHRISLGSSLHPTTPPRSWPSPSGQFAFGFYQQGNGFMVGIWLVGIDDNTVVWTANRDDPPVTSNAMTLDLTEGGKLLLTTDEQGEEKIISATMLESASYACMFDSGNFVLYNKNDSIIWETFRYPTDTILGGQILSSGCQLLSSLSDTNHSTGRYRLKMQIDGNLVLYPINTLDIETEAYWASGTNGYTLKYRLYLSHTGLLQIINSTSMNNVLSLSSPLEGNSTTNTIYRATLDVNGFFQLYSHAFDDSGKPNSSVIEWSALEDKDLCKVNGFCGFNSFCTLNDNQPYCVCLPGTDFVDENHTSLGCERNFLEVRCGAGKDHVASYNITTTVNMMWKDIPYTYEPMSTKEECGKSCLEDCNCDVALFINPYCQRQKLPLRYVRRDKSQNTVAFFKVGIRSWNETIPNPVKPSVYIFTNKKVIVHIHALILAFATFSCLALGISGLYMFKIRVLRYKRLKENETLGLTKGLALNLFSYDELRRATRGFKDELGKGSFGTVYKGALYKGKKLIAVKRLEKLVEEGEKEFRAEMRAIGRTHHKNLVQLLGYCAEGSKRLLVYEYMSNGSLADVLFKGIRRPYWDERVRIALDVARGILYLHEECKAPIIHCDIKPSNILMDDFWTAKISDFGLAKLLTPDQTRTFTMVRGTRGYMAPEWQKNTPISMKADVYSYGMVLLEIVCCRRNMDVNASIPEEIVLSTWVYKCFVARELGKIVGGEEVDKRTLENMVKVGLWCIQDEPFLRPSMKSVVLMLEGITNISVPPCPNNIPM, encoded by the coding sequence ATGGTCCTTCGTTATCCTTCTCTCATGGCTTCCATATAtactgttttctttcttctctctataCCCTTTACACGTGGAGGAGCTCAGCCTCAACAAAATCAATGTAGGCATAGAATAAGCCTGGGCTCTTCACTTCATCCCACAACTCCCCCCAGGTCATGGCCTTCCCCTTCTGGTCAATTTGCATTTGGATTCTACCAGCAGGGCAATGGTTTTATGGTCGGAATCTGGTTGGTGGGTATAGACGATAACACAGTTGTGTGGACAGCAAACCGTGATGATCCTCCGGTCACCTCAAATGCAATGACGCTGGATTTGACAGAGGGTGGTAAGCTTCTTTTGACAACTGATGAGCAGGGAGAGGAGAAGATTATCAGTGCTACGATGTTAGAGTCTGCTTCTTATGCCTGCATGTTTGATTCTGGCAATTTTGTTCTCTACAACAAAAATGATTCCATCATTTGGGAGACTTTCAGATATCCAACTGATACTATTTTGGGAGGGCAGATTCTATCTTCCGGTTGTCAATTGCTCTCTAGTTTGTCGGATACCAACCACTCAACTGGACGGTATCGTCTGAAGATGCAAATAGATGGAAACCTTGTTCTATACCCCATAAACACTTTAGACATTGAAACTGAAGCTTACTGGGCTTCTGGAACTAATGGATATACCCTTAAGTATCGCCTTTATCTCAGTCATACAGGGCTCCTACAAATCATCAATAGCACTAGTATGAACAATGTTCTCTCTTTGAGTTCACCATTGGAAGGCAATAGCACCACCAACACCATTTATCGTGCAACTCTAGATGTTAATGGATTTTTCCAGTTGTACTCGCATGCCTTTGACGATTCTGGTAAACCAAATTCATCAGTAATTGAGTGGTCAGCATTGGAAGACAAGGATCTTTGCAAAGTGAATGGTTTCTGTGGCTTCAACAGCTTTTGCACACTCAATGATAACCAACCGTATTGTGTTTGTCTTCCTGGAACCGATTTTGTTGATGAGAATCATACATCTCTCGGCTGTGAGAGAAACTTTTTAGAAGTAAGGTGTGGAGCTGGCAAAGATCATGTAGCATCATATAACATCACTACCACAGTGAATATGATgtggaaagatattccttacaCATATGAACCCATGTCGACGAAGGAAGAATGTGGCAAGTCATGCTTGGAAGACTGCAATTGTGATGTAGCACTGTTCATTAATCCATATTGCCAGAGACAAAAGCTTCCACTGAGATATGTTAGAAGGGATAAAAGCCAGAATACCGTAGCTTTCTTCAAGGTGGGCATAAGAAGCTGGAATGAAACTATTCCCAACCCAGTGAAGCCTTCTGTCTACATATTCACCAACAAAAAAGTTATAGTTCACATCCATGCTTTAATTTTAGCTTTTGCTACATTCTCTTGTCTTGCCCTTGGAATTTCTGGCCTTTACATGTTCAAAATTCGAGTTCTAAGGTATAAAAGGCTGAAAGAGAATGAAACATTGGGCCTGACTAAAGGGCTTGCTTTAAATCTGTTTTCATATGATGAGCTCAGAAGAGCAACCCGTGGCTTCAAAGATGAGTTGGGTAAGGGTTCTTTCGGAACAGTATACAAAGGAGCTTTGTACAAAGGTAAAAAACTTATTGCGGTGAAGAGACTAGAAAAATTGGTGGAAGAAGGTGAAAAGGAGTTCCGAGCAGAGATGCGAGCAATAGGGAGAACTCACCACAAAAATTTGGTTCAATTGCTAGGTTATTGTGCCGAGGGCTCTAAGAGGCTTCTTGTCTATGAGTATATGAGCAATGGCTCCCTTGCCGATGTTCTTTTTAAGGGTATAAGGCGTCCGTACTGGGATGAAAGAGTAAGAATAGCATTGGATGTTGCTAGAGGAATTCTCTATCTACATGAGGAGTGTAAGGCCCCTATTATTCATTGCGATATAAAGCCCTCAAACATTTTGATGGATGATTTTTGGACTGCTAAAATCTCCGACTTTGGCTTGGCAAAATTGTTAACGCCAGATCAAACAAGGACCTTCACGATGGTCAGAGGAACTAGAGGGTATATGGCACCTGAGTGGCAAAAGAACACCCCTATATCAATGAAGGCAGATGTTTATAGTTATGGAATGGTGCTTTTGGAGATTGTATGTTGCAGAAGGAACATGGATGTTAATGCATCAATACCTGAAGAAATTGTTCTTTCCACTTGGGTATATAAATGCTTTGTTGCTAGAGAATTAGGTAAGATTGTGGGTGGTGAAGAAGTAGATAAGAGAACCTTGGAGAATATGGTTAAGGTGGGACTATGGTGCATTCAAGATGAACCATTTCTTCGTCCTTCCATGAAGAGTGTTGTATTGATGTTGGAAGGGATAACCAACATATCTGTTCCTCCATGCCCAAATAATATCCCCATGTAA
- the LOC142623900 gene encoding folate transporter 1, chloroplastic isoform X2 — protein MSQSQPQPQPQPQSKSKSEQWQCENATAGAAAGFATVAAMHPLDVVRTRFQVNDGRVSTLPSYKNTAHAIFTIARLEGLRGLYAGFTPAVIGSTVSWGLYFFFYDRAKQRHSKNKEGKLSPGLHLASAAEAGALVCLCTNPIWLVKTRLQLQTPLHQTQPYSGLYDALRTIMREEGWSALYRGIIPGLFLVSHGAIQFTAYEELRKGIIDFKSKDRNKDSESDDKLLNSVDYAVLGASSKIAAVLLTYPFQVVRARLQQRPSSDGIPRYMDSWHVVKETARFEGVRGFYKGITPNLLKNVPAASITFIVYENVLKLLKMARRKD, from the exons ATGTCACAATCGCAGCCGCAGCCGCAGCCGCAGCCGCAGTCTAAATCGAAGTCGGAGCAGTGGCAATGCGAGAACGCCACCGCCGGAGCCGCTGCCGGATTCGCCACCGTCGCCGCCATGCACCCCCTCGACGTCGTCCGTACTAGGTTTCAAG TTAACGATGGACGAGTTTCGACTCTTCCAAGTTACAAGAACACAGCTCACGCTATTTTCACTATTGCTCGCTTGGAG GGTCTCAGAGGGCTTTATGCAGGCTTCACTCCCGCAGTTATTGGGTCAACTGTTTCATGGGGTTTATATTTCTTCTT CTATGATAGAGCAAAACAAAGGCATTCTAAAAACAAGGAAGGGAAGCTTAGTCCTGGTCTTCATCTTGCTTCTGCTGCAGAAGCTGGAGCTTTG GTTTGTTTGTGCACGAATCCTATTTGGCTTGTAAAAACAAGATTGCAGCTGCAGACACCTCTTCATCAAACTCAACCATATTCTGGGCTTTATG ATGCCTTAAGAACCATAATGAGAGAGGAAGGCTGGAGTGCACTTTATAGAGGGATCATTCCTGGTCTTTTTCTG GTTTCTCATGGTGCTATTCAGTTTACTGCATATGAGGAACTTCGTAAGGGTATTATTGACTTCAAGTCTAAAGACAGAAATAAGGATTCTGAAAGTGATGATAAACTGTTG aaTTCAGTGGATTATGCTGTTCTTGGGGCATCCTCAAAAATTGCTGCCGTTCTTCTGACATACCCATTCCAG GTTGTACGAGCTCGATTGCAG CAACGACCTAGTAGTGATGGAATTCCAAGATACATGGATAGCTGGCATGTGGTGAAGGAAACTGCACG GTTCGAGGGTGTTCGAGGTTTTTACAAGGGCATTACACCAAACCTCCTGAAGAATGTTCCTGCAGCTTCAATAACATTTATTGTGTATGAAAATGTCCTAAAGTTGCTAAAAATGGCTAGAAGGAAGGActga